From Salvelinus fontinalis isolate EN_2023a chromosome 37, ASM2944872v1, whole genome shotgun sequence, the proteins below share one genomic window:
- the LOC129836497 gene encoding catechol O-methyltransferase domain-containing protein 1-like codes for MAPDIKMYFCIQLVLALTGTGIGSALPGKSHSGGKNDPVLQYVVNNSLREHPVMTKLRLKTLEDPWSIMLVASEQAQLMANLAKLINASKTIEIGMYTGYNTLNMALVVPESGQVVACEIDDEYVNIAKPFFKEAGVEDKINVRLQMCIKTLDELIAAGEAGTYDFVFIDADKRNYDRYYEKSLELVRQGGIIAIDNVLWSGKVVDPAPDDLTSQTLDKLNKKLHTDQRIDLSMLTVGDGLTLAIKR; via the exons ATGGCTCCAGATATCAAGATGTATTTCTGCATTCAGCTTGTTCTTGCACTAACAG GCACAGGAATAGGATCTGCCCTGCCAGGTAAGAGCCACAGTGGAGGGAAGAACGACCCAGTGCTGCAGTATGTCGTGAACAACTCACTGAGAGAACATCCTGTCATGACCAAACTCAGACTG AAAACCCTTGAGGACCCATGGAGCATCATGCTGGTTGCTAGTGAACAAGCACAACTGATGGCAAATCTGGCCAAACTGATTAACGCCAGCAAAACCATTGAAATTG GGATGTACACGGGGTACAACACCCTGAACATGGCGTTGGTTGTACCAGAGAGTGGTCAAGTGGTAGCATGTGAAATAGACGACGAATACGTGAACATTGCTAAACCTTTCTTTAAAGAG GCCGGAGTCGAGGATAAAATTAATGTCCGTCTTCAAATGTGTATAAAAACACTGG ATGAGTTGATAGCTGCTGGGGAAGCTGGCACCTATGACTTTGTGTTCATCGATGCGGATAAACGGAACTATGACAGATATTACGAGAAGTCTCTTGAGCTTGTGAGACAAGGGGGCATCATTGCCATCGATAAT GTACTCTGGAGTGGTAAAGTGGTGGACCCTGCTCCTGATGACCTGACCTCCCAGACTCTGGACAAGCTCAACAAGAAACTCCACACGGACCAGAGGATCGATCTGAGCATGCTCACTGTGGGCGACGGACTCACCCTGGCCATCAAACGCTAA
- the LOC129836495 gene encoding neurofilament heavy polypeptide-like, with protein MSLRMDNLSGSPHRAAQAEYCCYQPKLTGSPSASRTVGFESTTAYTNRGYVTTLKSEFGSIPRSSESLFDLSDPFTGVLTKMNEKELLHGLNDRFAGFIEKVRHLEHRNELFEREIEEIKLKAQSPASLAQEHEPELMYLRNLVHDITLQKRQIEIEHQNLEEDFLTLRDKYEQEARDRSDAENGILVLKKDANDAYLAKLQLDEKAQSLVDEIHVLKKNHEDEVSEMVAQIQEAQVTVKAHDFGKPDITAALRDIRVQLEGHATSDFQQAEEGFRIQFAKLTKAAESNREALKATQQEIQENRRRLQGKTIELDCGKGMREALEKQLQELEERHYAEMIHYQDTIRQLENELTNAKLDMSGYLREYQDLLNVKMALDVEILSYRKLLEGEESRLYTISDTHISMPCIYRQSPVYTLPCLARQGGPTRRSEPQYKFVEEIITETTRDMEMSEIEETGSEETVGGEGDELRQKQGEESDKAERRSGEEVDEQKEKDRGKVDVEVDAPEEEGEQEEESKRQQMVTSAEVEVNGDGVSPSEGENGEEGEDEREEEKGGEPDAIKKTEDIDRGENTQSEVISVEATSEGEKEKLETTEKQDSEIKGTLEKDDTPKHGESQPEIPISTEPKTSESEDSKTGSSIKGEPQVPTEDISKEPKKVSEERKKESPLKEKKEVDLKEESAPTEQHQDSPKESPIKERKHLYLTEQSAPTLEQKPDEKEHRESGQPQEAESAVTTQEEDLPDSTEKDMESPDITAELKSSPTKETVEQVKSPDDSSVEITQDEKTVGGKMPDRIISTTSECKEEPVQKTLKKEVGPTKPEVSSKDDIVKSVVQNEHNGSEKVTKDVSMGEEKGKESKTSPKPDPTVTPKEETSPKPDPTVTPKEETSPKPDPIVTPKEETSPKPDPTVTPKEETSPKPDPTVTPKEETTPKPDSTVTPKEETSPKPDPTVTPKEETSPKPDPTVTPKEETSPKPDPTVTPKEETSPKPYPTVTPKEETSPKPYPTVTPKEETSPKPDPTVTPKVETSPKPDPTVTPKEETYPKPDPTVTPKEETSPHPVPTVTPKEDTSPIPDQSVTPKEETSPKPDPTVTPKEETSPKPDPTVAPKEETSPKQGPAVTPKEETTTKPDQTVTAKEETSPQQEPTVTPKETSPKPDPTVTPKEETSPKPYPTVTPKVETSPKPDPTVTPKEETSPKPYPTVTPKEETSPKPYPTVTPKEETSPQQVPTVTPKEETSPKPDPTVTPKKETALKPDQTVTPKEETSPIPDQTVTPKEETSPIPDQTVTPKEETSPKPDPTVTPKEETSPKQGPAVTPKEETSPKPELAVTTKVETSPKPEIAVTTKVETSPKPEPAITPKDETSPKPEPAFTSKEETSPQQEPTITPKEETSPIPDPTVTPKEETTPKPDPTVTPKEETTPKPDPTVTPKEETTPKPDPTVTPKEETSPKPYPTVTPKEETTPKPDPTVTPKEETTPHPEPTVTPKEETSPIPDQSVAPKEETSPKPDPTVTPKEEISPQQEPTVTPKEETSPKPYPTVTPKEETSPKSFPTVTPKEETSPKPELAVTTKEETSPKPEPAVTPKFETSPKPNSTITPKEEISPKPDSTLTPESTTTPKPYSTLTPESTTTPKPDSTLTPESTTTPKPDSTLTPESTTIPKPYSTLTPESMTTPTEESETTGSGDKAKTITPPEKQMPAVAESNYS; from the exons ATGAGCCTCAGAATGGACAATCTTTCGGGTTCTCCGCATAGGGCAGCTCAAGCTGAGTATTGCTGCTATCAACCTAAACTGACCGGATCCCCCTCTGCGTCCAGGACCGTTGGCTTTGAGTCGACTACTGCATACACGAACAGAGGATATGTGACGACGCTGAAGAGCGAATTCGGATCCATTCCGAGATCATCGGAGAGCCTTTTCGATTTGTCAGACCCATTTACCGGGGTGTTGACGAAAATGAATGAGAAAGAACTGCTCCATGGGCTGAACGACCGTTTCGCCGGATTCATAGAGAAGGTGCGTCATTTGGAGCATCGAAATGAATTGTTTGAGAGGGAAATCGAGGAAATCAAACTAAAGGCACAGTCCCCTGCGTCTCTGGCCCAGGAGCACGAGCCGGAGCTTATGTACCTGAGGAACCTAGTTCATGACATCACCCTTCAGAAGCGTCAGATCGAGATAGAGCATCAGAACCTGGAGGAAGATTTCCTCACCTTGAGAGACAAGTACGAGCAGGAGGCACGTGACCGCTCAGATGCAGAGAACGGCATCCTTGTGCTGAAAAAGGACGCCAACGATGCATACCTCGCCAAACTTCAGTTGGACGAGAAAGCGCAGTCTCTGGTGGACGAGATTCACGTCCTGAAGAAGAACCATGAGGACGAGGTATCAGAAATGGTGGCCCAGATCCAAGAGGCTCAAGTAACGGTCAAGGCGCACGACTTTGGCAAACCTGACATCACTGCAGCTCTCCGGGACATCCGTGTGCAGTTAGAAGGTCACGCCACCTCCGACTTTCAGCAGGCCGAGGAGGGCTTCCGTATCCAGTTCGCAAAGTTAACCAAAGCggcagagagcaacagagaggcgCTGAAGGCGACCCAGCAGGAGATCCAGGAGAATAGAAGGCGCCTGCAGGGGAAAACAATTGAACTGGACTGTGGGAAAGGAATGAGAGAGGCCCTGGAAAAACAACTACAAGAGCTGGAGGAGCGTCACTATGCGGAAATGATTCATTACCAG GACACTATCAGGCAGCTGGAGAATGAGCTGACCAATGCTAAACTAGACATGTCTGGCTACCTGAGAGAGTACCAGGACCTGCTGAATGTCAAAATGGCTTTGGATGTGGAGATTCTCTCTTATAG GAAACTCCTGGAGGGTGAGGAGTCCCGTCTGTACACCATCTCTGACACCCACATCTCCATGCCCTGCATCTACCGCCAGTCCCCCGTCTACACCCTGCCTTGCCTGGCCCGGCAGGGAGGGCCCACACGCAGGTCTGAGCCCCAGTACAAGTTTGTTGAGGAGATCATCACTGAGACCACCAGAGACATGGAGATGTCCGAGATCGAGGAGACAGGCTCCGAGGAGACGGTCGGGGGAGAGGGAGACGAGTTGAGACAGAAGCAGGGAGAAGAGAGTGACAAagctgagaggaggagtggggaaGAGGTGGATGAgcagaaagagaaagatagaggtAAAGTGGATGTTGAAGTGGACGCCCCGGAGGAAGAGGGTGAACAGGAGGAAGAGTCTAAGAGACAGCAGATGGTAACATCAGCAGAGGTCGAGGTAAATGGAGATGGAGTTAGCCCTAGCGAGggagaaaatggagaggagggagaggatgaaagagaggaggaaaaggggggTGAGCCAGATGCAATCAAAAAGACAGAGGACATTGACAGAGGTGAAAATACACAAAGTGAAGTCATCTCAGTTGAGGCCACcagtgagggagagaaggaaaaaTTGGAGACAACAGAGAAGCAAGACAGCGAGATAAAGGGGACATTAGAAAAAGATGACACCCCAAAACATGGTGAATCCCAACCAGAGATTCCCATCTCAACAGAACCCAAAACTTCAGAGTCAGAGGATAGCAAAACAGGAAGTTCAATAAAGGGTGAACCACAGGTCCCCACAGAGGACATCTCCAAAGAACCCAAAAAGGTGTcagaggagagaaaaaaagaaagccCTTTAAAAGAGAAAAAAGAGGTAGATCTGAAAGAGGAGAGTGCCCCAACAGAGCAACATCAAGACAGCCCAAAAGAAAGTCCCAtcaaagagagaaaacatttatATCTGACAGAGCAGAGTGCCCCAACACTGGAGCAGAAACCTGATGAGAAGGAGCATAGAGAGTCAGGCCAACCTCAAGAGGCAGAGAGTGCTGTGACAACACAAGAAGAGGATCTCCCTGATTCCACAGAGAAGGACATGGAATCCCCTGATATCACTGCAGAGCTGAAGAGCAGTCCAACCAAGGAGACAGTGGAGCAGGTGAAGTCACCAGATGATTCTAGTGTAGAAATTACACAAGATGAGAAAACAGTAGGAGGTAAAATGCCAGACAGAATTATCAGCACAACAAGTGAGTGTAAGGAAGAGCCTGTGCAAAAGACTCTTAAAAAGGAGGTGGGTCCGACAAAGCCAGAAGTGAGCAGCAAGGATGATATTGTAAAAAGTGTTGTGCAGAATGAACATAATGGCAGTGAAAAGGTCACAAAAGATGTCTCAATGGGTGAGGAAAAAGGGAAAGAATCTAAGACATCCCCTAAACCGGACCCCACTGTGACCCCTAAAGAAGAAAcatcccctaaaccagaccccacTGTGACCCCTAAAGAAGAGACATCCCCTAAACCGGACCCCATTGTGACCCCTAAAGAAGAAAcatcccctaaaccagaccccactgtgacccctaaagaagaaacatcccctaaaccagaccccacTGTGACCCCTAAAGAAGAAACAACCCCTAAACCGGACTCCACTGTGACTCCTAAAGAAGAGAcatcccctaaaccagaccccacTGTGACCCCTAAAGAAGAAACATCCCCTAAACCGGACCCCACTGTGACTCCTAAAGAAGAGAcatcccctaaaccagaccccacTGTGACCCCTAAAGAAGAAACATCCCCTAAACCGTACCCCACTGTGACCCCTAAAGAGGAAACATCCCCTAAACCGTACCCCACTGTGACCCCTAAAGAAGAAACATCCCCTAAACCGGACCCCACTGTGACCCCTAAAGTAGAAAcatcccctaaaccagaccccacTGTGACCCCTAAAGAGGAAACATACCCTAAACCAGACCCCACTGTGACCCCTAAAGAAGAAACATCCCCGCATCCAGTGCCAACTGTCACTCCTAAAGAGGATACATCCCCAATACCGGACCAATCTGTCACCCCTAAAGAAGAAACATCCCCTAAACCGGACCCCACTGTGACCCCTAAAGAGGAGAcatcccctaaaccagaccccacTGTTGCCCCTAAAGAGGAGACATCCCCTAAACAGGGACCAGCAGTCACCCCTAAAGAAGAAACAACCACAAAACCAGACCAAACTGTCACCGCTAAAGAGGAGACATCCCCACAACAGGAGCCAACCGTAACCCCTAAAGAGACATCCCCTAAACCGGACCCCACTGTCACCCCTAAAGAAGAGACATCCCCTAAACCGTACCCCACTGTGACCCCTAAAGTAGAGAcatcccctaaaccagaccccacTGTGACCCCTAAAGAAGAAACATCCCCTAAACCGTACCCCACTGTGACCCCTAAAGAAGAAACATCCCCTAAACCGTACCCCACTGTCACCCCTAAAGAGGAGACATCCCCACAACAGGTGCCAACCGTCACCCCTAAAGAAGAGACATCTCCTAAACCGGATCCCACTGTCACCCCTAAAAAAGAAACAGCCCTAAAACCGGACCAAACTGTCACCCCTAAAGAGGAGACATCCCCAATACCGGACCAAACTGTCACCCCTAAAGAGGAGACATCCCCAATACCGGACCAAACTGTCACCCCTAAAGAAGAGACATCCCCTAAACCGGACCCCACCGTGACCCCTAAAGAAGAGACATCCCCTAAACAGGGACCAGCAGTCACCCCTAAAGAAGAAACTTCCCCAAAACCAGAACTAGCAGTCACCACTAAAGTAGAAACTTCCCCAAAACCAGAAATAGCAGTCACCACTAAAGTAGAAACTTCCCCAAAACCAGAACCAGCAATCACCCCTAAAGATGAAACATCTCCTAAACCAGAACCAGCATTCACCAGTAAAGAGGAGACATCCCCACAACAGGAGCCAACCATAACCCCTAAAGAGGAGACATCCCCAATACCAGACCCCACTGTGACCCCTAAAGAAGAAACAACCCCTAAACCGGACCCCACTGTGACCCCTAAAGAAGAAacaacccctaaaccagaccccacTGTGACCCCTAAAGAAGAAACAACCCCTAAACCGGACCCCACTGTGACCCCTAAAGAAGAAACATCCCCTAAACCGTACCCCACTGTGACCCCTAAAGAAGAAacaacccctaaaccagaccccacTGTGACCCCTAAAGAAGAAACAACCCCGCATCCAGAGCCAACTGTCACTCCTAAAGAGGAGACATCCCCAATACCGGACCAATCTGTCGCCCCTAAAGAAGAAACATCCCCTAAACCGGACCCCACTGTGACCCCTAAAGAGGAAATATCTCCACAACAGGAGCCAACCGTAACCCCTAAAGAAGAGACATCCCCTAAACCGTACCCCACTGTCACCCCTAAAGAAGAAACATCCCCTAAATCGTTCCCCACTGTCACCCCTAAAGAGGAGACATCCCCTAAACCAGAACTAGCAGTCACCACTAAAGAAGAAACTTCCCCAAAACCAGAACCAGCAGTTACCCCTAAATTTGAAACTTCCCCAAAACCAAACTCAACCATCACCCCTAAAGAGGAAATATCCCCTAAACCAGACTCAACCCTCACCCCAGAATCAACGACCACCCCTAAACCATACTCAACCCTCACCCCAGAATCAACGACCACCCCTAAACCAGACTCAACCCTCACCCCAGAATCAACGACCACCCCTAAACCAGACTCAACCCTCACCCCAGAATCAACGACCATCCCTAAACCATACTCAACCCTCACCCCAGAATCAATGACCACCCCTACGGAAGAGAGTGAAACGACGGGCAGTGGTGACAAAGCTAAGACAATCACACCACCAGAGAAACAGATGCCTGCAGTTGCAGAGAGCAATTACTCCTAA